The following are encoded together in the Salinibacterium sp. UTAS2018 genome:
- a CDS encoding acetyl-CoA C-acyltransferase produces MTTAVIVDAIRTPSGRGKPGGALSSEHPVDLLAVVLRSLVDRHDLDPATIDDVMGGCVTQSGRQAANVTRTAVLAAGFPESVPATTIDRQCGSSQQAAHFAAQSIMAGVNDIVIACGVELMSTHPIGQATLGQGGMSRLTRNRYPEGFVTQGISAELIAARWGLERDDLDVYAALSHARAAASDFSSEILPLAGLDRDETVRPGTTAEKLSALAPVFYDAATAGRFPEIQWRVTAGNSSPLTDGASAALIMSEERAAALGLTPRARFHSFAVVGSDPIEMLTGIIPATHRVLERSGIRLDQIDSIEVNEAFASVALAWLKEFPVDPTIVNPRGGAIALGHALGSSGTRLLTTLVNHLDASGGRFGLQVMCEGGGMANATLIERL; encoded by the coding sequence ATGACAACGGCAGTCATTGTTGACGCGATTCGAACGCCTTCGGGCCGGGGCAAACCCGGCGGGGCGCTCTCCAGCGAGCATCCGGTCGATCTTCTGGCCGTCGTCTTGCGCAGTCTGGTTGATCGTCACGATCTCGACCCCGCCACCATCGACGATGTGATGGGCGGCTGCGTCACACAATCTGGCCGCCAGGCAGCCAATGTGACCCGCACTGCGGTGCTGGCTGCGGGGTTCCCCGAGTCGGTGCCGGCCACCACGATCGACCGCCAGTGCGGCTCCAGTCAGCAGGCCGCGCACTTCGCCGCTCAATCGATCATGGCCGGGGTCAATGACATCGTCATCGCGTGCGGTGTCGAGCTCATGAGCACCCACCCGATTGGGCAAGCGACGCTCGGTCAAGGTGGAATGAGCCGCCTTACCCGTAACCGCTACCCCGAAGGATTCGTCACGCAGGGCATCTCGGCAGAGCTCATTGCCGCGCGCTGGGGCCTGGAACGCGACGACCTCGACGTCTATGCGGCCCTCTCCCACGCTCGTGCCGCGGCCTCCGATTTCAGCTCGGAGATTCTGCCGCTCGCTGGCCTCGATCGCGACGAAACCGTGCGCCCCGGCACCACCGCCGAGAAGCTCTCTGCGCTCGCGCCCGTCTTCTACGATGCCGCTACCGCCGGGCGTTTTCCCGAGATTCAATGGCGCGTGACCGCCGGCAACTCATCGCCGCTTACCGACGGCGCCTCCGCTGCGCTGATCATGAGCGAAGAGCGGGCCGCGGCTCTGGGGTTGACGCCTCGCGCGCGCTTCCATTCCTTTGCAGTCGTCGGTTCCGACCCCATCGAGATGCTCACCGGCATCATTCCCGCTACGCATCGCGTACTCGAGCGCAGCGGCATCCGGCTCGACCAGATCGACAGCATCGAGGTCAACGAAGCCTTCGCCTCGGTGGCCCTCGCCTGGCTCAAAGAATTCCCCGTCGATCCCACGATCGTGAACCCCCGCGGCGGTGCCATCGCGCTCGGCCACGCCCTCGGCTCCTCGGGCACGCGCCTGCTCACGACTCTTGTCAATCACCTCGACGCCAGCGGCGGTCGCTTCGGACTCCAAGTGATGTGCGAAGGCGGCGGCATGGCCAACGCAACCCTCATCGAAAGGCTTTAA
- a CDS encoding CoA ester lyase, with the protein MSESTTTTPASPEISAEIARSWLLVAATRPEDFDAAERSRADQIILDVEDAVDPRLKPSARDAVVQWLSNGGSGWVRINDRASDFWSDDVDALAGLPGLRGVMLAKAEAAAHVSETFDRLKGATPVIALVESALGIEEVVSIARARGAYRLAFGSGDYRRDTGASADDLAMAYPRSRLVIASRVGNLPGPIDGPTVGTSHPVLREQGDMAVSLGMTGKLCLDIEQLPIINEVISPTRSDVAWARDFLDDFEARGRVIRDGSDLPRLGRAQKIDKLARAFGVEPA; encoded by the coding sequence GTGTCCGAAAGCACTACCACCACCCCCGCTAGCCCCGAGATTTCCGCTGAGATTGCGCGTTCGTGGCTCCTGGTTGCGGCTACCCGCCCCGAAGACTTTGACGCTGCCGAGCGTTCGCGCGCCGACCAGATCATTCTCGATGTTGAAGACGCTGTTGATCCGCGCTTGAAGCCGAGTGCCCGCGACGCTGTCGTGCAGTGGTTGAGCAATGGCGGCAGCGGCTGGGTGCGCATCAATGACCGTGCTTCTGACTTCTGGTCAGACGATGTGGATGCCCTCGCCGGCCTTCCTGGCCTGCGCGGCGTCATGCTCGCCAAGGCAGAAGCGGCCGCTCACGTTTCTGAAACTTTTGACCGTCTCAAGGGCGCCACTCCCGTGATCGCCCTCGTGGAGTCGGCTCTCGGAATCGAAGAAGTTGTCTCGATCGCCCGCGCCCGCGGTGCGTACCGTCTTGCCTTCGGTAGCGGCGACTACCGTCGCGACACCGGCGCCAGCGCCGATGACCTCGCCATGGCCTACCCCCGCTCGCGCTTGGTCATTGCCAGCCGGGTCGGCAACCTTCCCGGCCCGATCGACGGGCCGACCGTCGGCACGAGCCACCCGGTTCTGCGCGAACAAGGTGACATGGCCGTTTCTCTCGGCATGACCGGCAAGCTCTGCCTCGACATCGAGCAACTGCCGATCATCAATGAGGTCATCAGCCCCACACGCTCTGATGTGGCGTGGGCGCGCGATTTCTTGGACGACTTCGAGGCTCGCGGCCGCGTCATCCGCGACGGCAGCGACCTGCCCCGCCTTGGTCGTGCCCAAAAGATCGACAAGCTGGCCCGCGCGTTTGGCGTCGAACCGGCCTAA
- the hrpA gene encoding ATP-dependent RNA helicase HrpA: MSASDVHSASTASSAPADVVVTYPPELPVSQRKDDILAAIRDNQVVIIAGATGSGKTTQLPKILLELGKTSIGHTQPRRIAARTVAERIAEELGTEMGDLVGYQVRFTDRVGKNTRVKLMTDGILLNEIHRDRDLKKYDAIIIDEAHERSLTVDFLLGYLKQLRARRPDLSIIITSATIDPESFSKHFDGAPIIEVSGRTFPVEIRYRPLVAEENVGDDLESEDAEEAAANRADRDYLEGINDALDELSRESDGDVLVFLSGETEIRDAEEAIRGRINAGKLSEGTEVLPLYGRLSAAEQHRVFESRRTPGTRRRIVLATNVAETSLTVPGIRYVIDAGTARISRYSTRAKIQRLPIEAISQASANQRSGRSGRTSDGIAIRLYSEEDFNARPEFMEPEILRTNLAAVILQMVSLGLGNIAEFPFLQPPDSRGIKDGLDLLTELGAVENTAGIRSTKTSSSANGPRTGASSKDAKDAAPRITRIGKQLTQLPIDPRLARMVIESKQHSTTREVMAIVAALSIQDPRERPLDKRPQADQQHARFIDPTSDFLTLLNLWNYLEEKQKELSGNQFRRMCKNEYLNYLRVREWHDVYRQLSRMAKPLGLVIGDAHSNPDGIHRSLLAGLLSHIGLKDVAKRDYIGARQTRFVIFPGSALAKKQPNAIMSAELVETSRLFARTNAAIDPVWAEKLAGDLVKRSYSEPHWEKKQGAAVAFERVTLYGVTLAARRRIQFSRVDLPAARELFIRHALVEGEDDLTKRDKRVWGFDASNRALRRDLEQLEERSRRRDILHDDETIFEFYDKRIPATVASVRDFEGWWKKARHDSPDLLTLTTNDLLENADDAEVDDTAFPTTWVRGDQTLSLTYRFEPGTDDDGVTIAVPLPLLAGLRPEGFDWQVPGLREELVTALIKSLPKPIRRNVVPAADWARRLLESVPDDPATAALDDGPGLTDYLAKEIARLTYVKVAASDFDLDRVPPHLKVTFAVINERGKKVGANKSLRSLQASLKPVARESVARAVEGAAPPAGGRPAETLERSGITAWDFGTLDRSRDTKHGGNTIRAYPALVDVGDSVSIRLMSTPYDQGIAHQGGVRRLLLLAIPSPLGYINEHLTGNEKLVLAQSPYRSTNALFDDCLRACVDSVIGDREVFEQAEFEALRNEISAGLVDSLFATVSLVASIVSGVRLADKAIRAATSMHLIAPLGDAREQLDALVFPGFVSATGLTQLRRLPVYLKGIEHRVTKLTENPGRDRGWMSEVELATRRYKDAGGTLPLEQHPEPQIARARWMLEELRLSLFAQHLGTAESVSLQRIAKVLAS, from the coding sequence ATGTCTGCCTCCGACGTTCACTCCGCCAGCACTGCATCCTCCGCGCCCGCTGACGTTGTTGTGACGTACCCGCCCGAGCTGCCCGTCAGCCAGCGCAAAGATGACATTTTGGCGGCCATCCGCGACAACCAAGTCGTGATCATCGCGGGAGCGACCGGTAGCGGAAAAACCACCCAGCTACCCAAGATTTTGTTGGAACTGGGTAAGACATCCATCGGGCACACGCAGCCGCGAAGGATCGCCGCGCGCACGGTGGCCGAGCGCATCGCCGAAGAGCTCGGCACCGAAATGGGTGACCTCGTCGGTTACCAAGTGCGTTTCACCGACCGTGTGGGCAAAAACACGCGTGTGAAGCTGATGACCGACGGCATCCTGCTGAATGAGATTCACCGCGACCGCGACCTCAAAAAGTACGACGCGATCATCATCGACGAGGCCCACGAACGCAGCCTCACCGTGGACTTCTTGCTCGGCTACCTCAAGCAGCTGCGCGCCCGGCGCCCGGATCTCAGCATCATCATTACGAGTGCCACGATCGACCCCGAGAGCTTCTCGAAGCACTTCGATGGCGCGCCGATTATTGAGGTTTCTGGCCGCACCTTCCCGGTGGAGATTCGGTATCGCCCGCTCGTCGCCGAAGAAAACGTTGGCGACGATCTCGAATCCGAGGACGCCGAAGAAGCTGCCGCCAACCGCGCCGATCGCGACTACTTGGAGGGCATCAACGACGCGCTCGACGAGCTCTCCCGCGAGAGCGACGGCGACGTGCTTGTGTTCCTCTCGGGTGAAACCGAGATTCGGGATGCCGAAGAGGCGATCCGCGGCCGTATCAACGCGGGCAAGCTCTCCGAAGGCACCGAGGTGCTCCCCCTTTACGGTCGCCTGAGCGCCGCCGAGCAACACCGGGTCTTCGAGTCACGGCGCACTCCCGGCACGCGGCGCCGTATCGTGCTGGCCACCAACGTGGCCGAAACCAGCCTGACCGTTCCCGGCATCCGCTACGTCATTGACGCCGGAACCGCGCGCATCAGCCGGTACAGCACGCGCGCCAAAATTCAGCGCCTGCCGATCGAAGCGATCAGCCAGGCCAGCGCCAACCAACGTTCGGGGCGTTCCGGACGAACGAGTGACGGTATTGCGATCCGCCTCTACTCCGAAGAGGATTTCAACGCGCGGCCCGAGTTCATGGAACCCGAGATTCTGCGCACCAACCTCGCCGCGGTCATCCTGCAGATGGTGTCGCTCGGCCTCGGCAACATTGCCGAGTTCCCCTTCTTGCAGCCGCCAGACTCGCGCGGCATCAAAGACGGTCTCGACCTGCTGACCGAGTTGGGTGCCGTGGAAAACACTGCGGGCATCCGCAGCACGAAAACGTCGTCGAGCGCTAACGGCCCGCGCACGGGCGCAAGCAGCAAGGACGCGAAAGATGCTGCCCCGCGCATCACCCGCATCGGCAAGCAACTCACGCAGCTTCCCATCGACCCTCGCCTCGCGCGCATGGTGATCGAATCGAAGCAGCACAGCACGACGCGCGAAGTCATGGCGATCGTCGCCGCGCTCAGCATTCAAGACCCCCGCGAGCGCCCCCTCGATAAACGCCCGCAAGCCGACCAGCAGCACGCGCGCTTCATCGACCCCACGAGCGACTTTCTCACCCTGCTCAACCTCTGGAACTATCTCGAAGAGAAGCAGAAAGAGCTCTCGGGCAACCAGTTCCGACGAATGTGCAAGAACGAATACCTCAACTATTTGCGGGTGCGCGAATGGCACGACGTGTACCGCCAGTTGAGCCGGATGGCCAAGCCGCTTGGGCTGGTTATTGGCGACGCGCACTCGAACCCCGACGGCATCCATCGCTCGCTGTTGGCGGGTCTTCTCAGCCACATTGGCCTCAAGGACGTCGCGAAGCGCGACTACATTGGCGCGCGTCAAACCCGCTTTGTCATCTTCCCCGGCTCGGCCCTCGCGAAGAAACAACCCAACGCGATCATGAGCGCCGAGCTCGTGGAAACGAGCAGGCTCTTCGCTCGCACGAATGCTGCCATCGATCCTGTCTGGGCCGAAAAGCTTGCTGGCGATCTCGTGAAGCGCAGCTATTCCGAACCGCACTGGGAGAAGAAGCAAGGTGCTGCCGTAGCGTTCGAACGCGTCACTCTCTATGGCGTAACGCTTGCCGCCCGCCGGCGCATCCAGTTCTCCCGCGTCGATCTGCCTGCAGCCCGCGAATTGTTCATTCGCCACGCTCTCGTGGAGGGCGAAGATGACCTCACCAAGCGCGACAAGCGGGTGTGGGGCTTCGACGCCTCCAACCGCGCGCTGCGTCGAGACCTCGAACAGCTCGAAGAACGCAGCCGCCGTCGCGACATTCTGCACGACGACGAAACCATCTTCGAGTTCTACGACAAGCGCATTCCCGCCACCGTCGCCTCCGTTCGTGATTTCGAGGGCTGGTGGAAGAAAGCGCGCCACGATTCCCCCGACCTGCTCACGCTCACCACGAATGACCTGCTCGAGAACGCGGATGACGCTGAAGTCGACGACACCGCCTTCCCGACCACGTGGGTGCGCGGCGATCAAACGCTGAGCCTCACGTATCGCTTTGAACCCGGAACCGACGATGACGGCGTCACCATCGCGGTGCCGCTCCCGCTGCTCGCCGGGCTGCGCCCCGAAGGCTTCGACTGGCAGGTTCCCGGCCTGCGTGAAGAACTCGTGACTGCGCTGATCAAGTCGCTGCCGAAGCCGATCCGTCGCAACGTCGTGCCCGCCGCCGACTGGGCCCGGCGTCTGCTCGAGAGCGTGCCGGACGATCCGGCGACTGCCGCCCTCGACGACGGCCCCGGCCTGACTGATTATCTCGCCAAAGAAATCGCTCGCCTGACCTATGTGAAGGTTGCGGCATCCGACTTCGATCTCGATCGCGTGCCCCCGCATCTCAAGGTCACCTTCGCCGTGATCAACGAGCGTGGCAAGAAGGTCGGCGCCAACAAGTCACTGCGCAGCCTGCAGGCCAGCCTCAAGCCGGTCGCCCGCGAGAGCGTCGCGCGGGCCGTTGAAGGCGCCGCACCGCCTGCAGGCGGCCGCCCGGCGGAGACGCTCGAACGCTCCGGCATCACCGCGTGGGATTTCGGCACGCTCGATCGCTCTCGCGACACCAAGCACGGTGGCAACACGATTCGGGCCTACCCCGCGCTCGTGGATGTCGGCGACTCGGTTTCGATTCGCCTCATGTCCACTCCCTATGACCAGGGCATTGCCCATCAGGGCGGGGTTCGTCGTTTGTTGTTGCTAGCGATCCCCTCGCCGCTCGGGTACATCAACGAACATCTCACGGGCAACGAAAAGCTCGTGCTAGCGCAGAGCCCGTACCGCTCGACGAACGCCCTCTTCGACGACTGCTTGCGCGCCTGTGTCGACTCCGTAATCGGCGATCGCGAGGTGTTCGAACAGGCCGAGTTCGAGGCGCTGCGTAACGAAATTTCGGCAGGGCTGGTGGACTCGCTCTTTGCAACGGTCTCCCTCGTGGCATCCATAGTGTCGGGAGTTCGACTGGCCGATAAAGCCATTCGTGCCGCGACCAGCATGCATCTGATTGCACCCCTCGGCGATGCGCGCGAACAGCTTGATGCACTCGTGTTCCCCGGCTTCGTTTCGGCGACAGGACTCACCCAACTGCGCCGCCTCCCCGTCTACCTCAAGGGCATCGAGCACCGCGTCACGAAGCTCACCGAGAACCCTGGCCGCGACCGCGGGTGGATGTCCGAAGTCGAGTTGGCGACCCGCCGCTACAAGGACGCGGGCGGCACGCTGCCGCTGGAGCAGCATCCCGAACCGCAGATTGCCCGCGCCCGGTGGATGCTCGAAGAACTGCGCTTGAGTCTCTTCGCTCAGCACCTCGGAACGGCCGAATCGGTGAGCCTTCAGCGCATCGCGAAGGTGCTCGCTTCCTGA
- a CDS encoding antibiotic biosynthesis monooxygenase: MSPENAPITISIERTVDPARIAEATAWMQTGINLATSYPGFLGSGWVRAGTNSTTWHMLYRFADDAALLHWEQSPERAWWLQSGSGFVHDQRTERRTGIEGWFDEPTEVTVEQAGLVSPVPAAPPRWKQAVTIWLGFFPLNLLFTLLVTMLVPGWDALPIVVRVLLTTLCLTPIMTYVLLPGVTRMLRRWLSPRP, from the coding sequence ATGTCGCCCGAAAATGCCCCGATCACGATCTCGATCGAACGCACCGTCGACCCGGCCCGCATTGCGGAAGCCACCGCCTGGATGCAAACCGGCATTAACCTTGCCACCAGCTATCCCGGCTTTCTCGGCTCGGGTTGGGTGCGCGCTGGCACCAACAGCACCACGTGGCACATGCTGTACCGATTCGCGGATGACGCAGCGCTCTTGCACTGGGAGCAATCGCCCGAACGCGCGTGGTGGCTGCAGAGCGGCAGCGGGTTCGTGCACGATCAGCGCACCGAACGCCGCACCGGAATCGAAGGCTGGTTCGATGAGCCAACCGAGGTCACCGTTGAACAGGCGGGCCTCGTTTCGCCCGTGCCCGCCGCTCCCCCGCGCTGGAAGCAAGCCGTGACCATCTGGCTGGGTTTCTTCCCGCTCAACCTTCTCTTCACTCTGCTCGTGACGATGCTGGTTCCCGGCTGGGATGCGCTGCCGATCGTCGTGCGAGTGCTCCTCACGACGCTCTGCCTGACGCCGATCATGACGTACGTCTTGCTGCCCGGGGTCACGCGGATGCTGCGACGCTGGCTGTCACCGAGGCCCTAG
- a CDS encoding ABC transporter family substrate-binding protein codes for MKKKRVSAAIAVLAAGALALTGCTPPYESEVIADTEITVAWNDLIDNFNGSSAAGNNTANNVVLYMMNSTFLYYNSEPALVRNTDFGSFEKTSDDPLTVKYTLNDNVTWSDGTPIDSADLLLAWTTIFAGVEDAEGAPLFTHANPRGDLASALPEIDDKSITIVYDKAYVDWELQFDMGVAAHGVVELAYPEITDPEEAKKMFVEAVQNDDVEWLTPVAKAWNDAYQAPSTPDNELVALSSGAYVLDELVENEYVALKANPLYTWGPSPKYERIIVRQIEDSTAQVQAIENGDVQIAAGQPTPDVLELVKGLGNAEYVTGDEATYEHIDLTFNNGGPFDPATYGGDEATAKAVRQAFLKIIPRQEILDKLIAPLNENATLRDSVLQIPGAPGYDKIASSNGSDGYAEVDIDGAKKLLADAGVTTPVEVKFWYPEGNVRRASEFEFIQQSAALAGFTVVDDSEPTWAFTDKEALPINPHDAVIFGWQSTSLALTGSDQYLGSGQPSNFGGYSNTEVDGLLKDLETELDPEVQTEIQVEVEKLVWEDAYGVTLFQFPGITVWNNSVTNVDPSPLSPTYFWNFWEWAPADSE; via the coding sequence ATGAAGAAGAAGCGCGTCTCAGCTGCTATAGCTGTACTCGCGGCTGGAGCCCTCGCCCTAACAGGGTGTACTCCGCCGTATGAATCAGAAGTTATCGCCGATACCGAAATCACGGTGGCGTGGAATGACCTGATCGACAACTTCAACGGAAGCAGTGCAGCAGGTAACAACACGGCGAACAATGTTGTGCTGTACATGATGAACTCGACATTCCTGTACTACAACAGCGAACCTGCTCTCGTTCGTAACACCGACTTCGGTTCCTTCGAGAAGACCAGCGATGACCCACTGACGGTCAAGTACACCCTCAACGACAACGTCACCTGGTCTGATGGAACGCCCATCGACTCCGCTGACTTGCTGCTCGCTTGGACTACCATTTTCGCCGGCGTTGAGGATGCTGAGGGTGCTCCGCTGTTCACCCACGCCAACCCGCGTGGTGACCTCGCTTCGGCTCTGCCGGAGATCGACGACAAGAGCATCACGATCGTGTACGACAAGGCCTACGTTGACTGGGAGCTCCAGTTCGACATGGGTGTTGCCGCTCACGGTGTCGTAGAGCTGGCTTACCCCGAGATCACTGATCCTGAGGAAGCCAAGAAGATGTTCGTCGAGGCAGTTCAGAACGACGACGTCGAGTGGCTGACTCCGGTCGCCAAGGCGTGGAACGACGCTTACCAAGCGCCGAGCACTCCCGACAACGAACTCGTCGCTCTCTCGAGCGGTGCCTACGTTCTCGACGAACTCGTAGAGAACGAGTACGTTGCGCTCAAGGCCAACCCGCTCTACACGTGGGGTCCGTCGCCCAAGTACGAACGCATCATCGTCCGTCAGATCGAAGACTCGACCGCTCAGGTGCAGGCCATCGAGAATGGTGACGTTCAGATCGCCGCCGGCCAGCCGACTCCCGACGTGCTTGAGCTCGTCAAGGGCTTGGGTAACGCTGAGTACGTCACTGGTGATGAGGCCACGTATGAGCACATCGACCTCACGTTCAACAACGGTGGTCCTTTCGACCCCGCCACCTATGGCGGAGACGAAGCGACGGCAAAGGCAGTTCGTCAGGCCTTCCTGAAGATCATTCCCCGTCAAGAAATCCTCGACAAGCTGATCGCCCCGCTCAATGAAAATGCCACTCTGCGTGACTCGGTACTCCAAATTCCTGGTGCTCCCGGCTATGACAAGATCGCATCCTCGAACGGTTCGGACGGCTACGCCGAGGTCGACATCGATGGCGCCAAGAAGCTCCTTGCTGACGCTGGGGTGACCACTCCGGTTGAGGTCAAGTTCTGGTACCCCGAGGGCAACGTTCGTCGTGCATCGGAGTTCGAATTCATCCAGCAGTCGGCTGCTCTTGCCGGCTTCACGGTTGTTGACGACTCGGAGCCCACGTGGGCATTCACCGACAAGGAAGCACTGCCGATCAACCCCCACGACGCGGTTATCTTCGGGTGGCAGTCGACGAGCCTCGCGCTCACCGGTTCTGACCAGTACCTCGGTAGCGGCCAGCCCAGCAACTTCGGTGGATACTCCAACACCGAGGTAGACGGACTCCTCAAGGACCTTGAGACCGAGCTGGACCCCGAGGTTCAGACCGAGATCCAGGTTGAGGTCGAGAAGCTGGTCTGGGAAGACGCGTACGGCGTCACCCTCTTCCAGTTCCCCGGAATCACCGTCTGGAACAACTCAGTGACGAACGTGGACCCGAGTCCGCTGTCGCCGACCTACTTCTGGAACTTCTGGGAGTGGGCACCGGCCGACTCCGAGTAA
- a CDS encoding ABC transporter permease has protein sequence MLTFVARRLVATLLVLLVASFIVYVLTANSGDPLRDLRGSRDPSAQDQIAYLSGLLNLDQPPVLRYFSWLGGVGACFIGQCDLGISVARGQQPVIEAIGGALGSTLQLVLAATILAIVIGVAIGMTTALRQYSGYDYVVTFLTFVFYSLPIFWVAVLLKEFGAIQFNSFLGDPVIPWWSILIIGLVMGFIASSVVGGELRTRVISFVSVGGGIAALLILLDVTRWFESPSIGFVGIALMSVATGAVVLFASTGFHNRRALLAVGIIVVLTVILSWPFQFLFYYVNSPWTVLLVLAIMVGLGLLVGFFVGGDGKAVVARTTAIVGGLGIIPLVLDQMFIRWDEYVARIPLSNGVIATIGASTPAIRRVDDTWLNMLDSLTHMLLPTIALMIISLAAYTRYARASLLDVMNQDYVRTARAKGLGERTVVMRHAFRNAMIPIATIIALDFGAVIGGAVITERVFAWQAMGSLFSEGLNRIDVNLVMGFFLVTGILAVIFNVIADLLYSALDPRIRVS, from the coding sequence GTGCTGACCTTTGTCGCCAGACGCCTTGTAGCCACTCTTCTTGTTCTCCTCGTGGCTTCATTCATCGTCTATGTACTAACCGCCAATTCCGGTGATCCGCTTCGAGATCTTCGAGGCAGTCGAGATCCCAGCGCTCAAGATCAAATTGCGTACTTGAGTGGCCTGCTTAACCTCGATCAGCCTCCCGTGCTGCGCTACTTCTCCTGGCTCGGAGGAGTAGGGGCGTGCTTCATCGGCCAGTGCGACCTCGGCATCTCTGTCGCCCGCGGCCAGCAGCCCGTGATCGAAGCCATTGGTGGAGCGCTCGGCTCCACGCTTCAACTCGTGCTCGCCGCCACGATTCTCGCGATCGTGATCGGTGTCGCCATCGGAATGACCACCGCGCTTCGCCAGTACAGCGGTTACGACTACGTCGTCACGTTCCTCACCTTTGTCTTCTACTCGCTGCCCATCTTCTGGGTCGCGGTGCTCCTCAAAGAGTTCGGCGCTATTCAGTTCAACTCGTTCCTCGGCGACCCCGTCATACCGTGGTGGTCGATACTCATCATCGGGCTCGTGATGGGCTTCATCGCCTCCTCCGTCGTCGGCGGCGAGCTGCGAACGCGCGTCATCTCCTTCGTCAGCGTCGGCGGCGGTATTGCTGCGTTGCTCATCCTTCTCGATGTCACGCGCTGGTTTGAAAGCCCCTCGATCGGCTTCGTCGGAATCGCGCTGATGTCCGTGGCTACGGGCGCGGTCGTGCTCTTCGCCTCCACTGGCTTCCACAACCGGCGGGCCCTGCTCGCGGTCGGAATCATCGTGGTGCTGACCGTCATCCTGAGCTGGCCGTTCCAGTTCCTCTTCTACTACGTCAACAGCCCGTGGACTGTGCTGCTCGTCCTCGCCATCATGGTGGGGCTCGGCCTCCTCGTCGGCTTCTTCGTCGGTGGTGATGGCAAGGCCGTCGTAGCTCGCACCACGGCCATCGTCGGTGGCTTGGGAATCATCCCGCTCGTGCTCGACCAGATGTTCATCCGCTGGGATGAGTACGTGGCGCGCATCCCGCTCAGCAACGGTGTGATCGCCACGATCGGTGCCTCGACTCCCGCCATCCGCCGCGTGGATGACACCTGGCTCAACATGCTCGACTCGCTGACCCACATGCTGCTGCCCACCATCGCGCTCATGATCATCTCGCTGGCGGCTTACACGCGCTACGCTCGCGCCAGTCTGCTCGACGTCATGAACCAGGACTACGTGCGCACGGCGCGTGCCAAGGGCCTCGGCGAACGCACCGTGGTGATGCGTCACGCCTTCCGCAACGCCATGATCCCGATCGCGACCATCATCGCGCTCGACTTCGGGGCGGTGATCGGTGGAGCCGTAATCACAGAAAGAGTCTTCGCCTGGCAGGCGATGGGTTCGCTCTTCAGCGAGGGGCTCAACCGCATCGACGTGAACCTCGTGATGGGATTCTTTCTCGTCACGGGCATCCTCGCCGTTATCTTCAACGTTATTGCCGACCTCTTATATTCGGCCCTTGACCCCAGAATTCGGGTGAGCTGA
- a CDS encoding ABC transporter permease, whose amino-acid sequence MTDKNPIADEQSVGQELSIEQRATVGLSQGAIVRRRFLQHRGAVVSVFVLLFLVLLAFTSVGTVIGGTGKLTPDLTGTRLIVDGFRIPGWWGSTWWERYDIMLPGGAPTFTWWPFTFGEHPFGQDNTGKDVFARVMRGMQQSLNVVFIVGIISTVIGVVLGALAGYYRGWVDQVIMRITDVIIIVPLLILGAVLGQTIGGDAFLLAVMIGLIAWTGMARLVRAEFLSLREREFVDAARVAGASDFRIIFRHILPNTVGVIVVSATLLMSAVILLETSLSFLGFGITDPDISLGQIISQYNEAFKTRPWLFWWPGLFIVIIALCINFIGDGLRDAFDPRQKRVPRQRSLGSEIGNFFKAYVPGSRPGARPGDGTSNK is encoded by the coding sequence ATGACCGATAAGAACCCCATCGCCGACGAACAATCGGTGGGCCAAGAGCTCAGCATTGAACAGCGAGCCACGGTCGGTCTGAGCCAGGGCGCGATTGTGCGCCGCCGCTTCCTGCAGCACCGCGGTGCCGTTGTCTCGGTCTTCGTGCTGCTCTTTCTTGTGCTGCTCGCGTTCACCTCGGTGGGCACCGTGATTGGTGGCACCGGAAAGCTCACACCAGACCTCACCGGTACACGTCTTATCGTCGATGGTTTCCGCATCCCCGGTTGGTGGGGATCCACGTGGTGGGAGCGCTACGACATCATGCTCCCCGGCGGCGCTCCGACCTTCACGTGGTGGCCATTCACCTTTGGCGAGCATCCCTTTGGCCAGGACAACACGGGTAAGGATGTCTTTGCCCGTGTGATGCGCGGCATGCAGCAGTCGCTCAACGTTGTCTTCATCGTCGGAATCATCTCGACTGTCATCGGCGTCGTTCTCGGAGCCCTCGCGGGGTACTACCGCGGCTGGGTTGACCAGGTCATCATGCGCATCACCGACGTGATCATCATCGTGCCGCTACTTATCCTGGGTGCCGTTCTCGGCCAGACGATCGGTGGCGATGCGTTCTTGCTCGCCGTCATGATTGGGCTGATTGCGTGGACCGGCATGGCACGACTCGTGCGCGCCGAATTCCTGAGCCTGCGCGAGCGTGAGTTCGTGGACGCAGCACGGGTGGCGGGTGCCAGCGACTTCCGCATCATCTTCCGCCACATCCTGCCCAACACGGTCGGTGTCATCGTGGTCAGCGCGACGCTGTTGATGAGCGCCGTGATCTTGCTTGAGACGTCTTTGAGCTTCCTCGGCTTCGGCATCACCGATCCTGATATTTCCCTCGGCCAGATCATTAGCCAATACAACGAAGCGTTCAAGACGCGCCCGTGGCTGTTCTGGTGGCCAGGTCTGTTCATCGTGATTATTGCGCTGTGCATCAACTTCATTGGTGATGGTTTGCGCGATGCGTTCGACCCCCGCCAGAAGCGTGTGCCGCGTCAGCGCAGCCTGGGTTCCGAGATCGGCAACTTCTTCAAGGCCTACGTTCCCGGATCACGCCCCGGAGCGCGTCCCGGTGACGGAACGTCAAACAAGTGA